One genomic region from Mytilus trossulus isolate FHL-02 chromosome 9, PNRI_Mtr1.1.1.hap1, whole genome shotgun sequence encodes:
- the LOC134684291 gene encoding uncharacterized protein LOC134684291 produces the protein MEFFKNDTQPDSQKIKSAKDAEFLIGDNLLKWLCFSRVGMVTCCQKTRQHASKEESHIHDPMEDVKPFRFCVYSNDRSSASELWETCENPMLTALISSCYLKAMAKVAEKWFEDSLQRNLEDHAKLFANRAVQLLDKLFQHDEEMATNALDHASVVWEYIESPLHFGHQFGMEDFISHTSTQKDANKRLYSYINNRSSYYIVNEKNENDIENNSPQPECPDFIKHHHKQSQWYKYLTAPVSRMLINVALYITVLVMFVIFLTTDMHYNSISVLEWVVSIWIIGDFFEECFISATDGFIVLPGHSDDFDISCWYSLSCKHLSKSRCQTISKWNSELANLDNSQDTVLAGLRRAVLRFTRRSVN, from the exons ATGGAGTTCTTTAAAAACGACACTCAACCAGATAGTCAGAAGATTAAATCAGCGAAAGATGCTGAATTCCTAATTGGGGATAACCTCCTGAAAT GGCTTTGCTTTTCAAGAGTAGGAATGGTGACATGTTGCCAAAAAACGAGACAACACGCCTCAAAGGAAGAATCACACATACATGACCCAATGGAAGATGTCAAGCCATTTCGATTTTGTGTTTATTCAAATGATAGATCGAGTGCTAGTGAATTATGGGAAACATGTGAAAATCCAATGT TAACAGCTCTGATATCTAGTTGCTATCTTAAGGCTATGGCTAAGGTTGCAGAAAAATGGTTTGAGGACTCACTTCAACGCAATTTAGAAGATCATGCTAA GCTATTTGCAAACAGAGCTGTACAACTTCTTGATAAGCTGTTTCAACATGACGAAGAAATGGCTACTAACGCACTGGATCATGCTTCTGTAGTTTGGGAATACATTGAAAGCCCTCTTCATTTTGGGCATCAATTTGGTATGGAAGATTTCATATCTCATACGTCTACACAGAAAGATGCAAACAAACGTCTATATTCCTATATAAATAATAGATCATCTTACTACATTGTTAATGAGAAGAACGAAAACGACATTGAAAATAATAGCCCACAACCTGAGTGCCCAGATTTTATAAAG cACCATCATAAACAAAGCCAATGGTATAAATATTTAACAGCACCAGTTAGCAGAATGTTGATTAATGTG gcaTTGTATATTACAGTTCTTGTTATGTTCGTGATCTTCCTTACGACTGACATGCACTATAATTCGATATCTGTATTGGAATGGGTAGTCTCTATCTGGATAATTGGTGACTTTTTTGAAGAATGTTTTATTTCGGCAA CTGATGGATTTATTGTATTACCTGGTCATTCTGATGATTTTGATATTAGCTGCTGGTACAGTTTATCATGCaaacatttatccaaatcaCGATGTCAAACCATTTCCAAGTGGAATTCAGAACTGGCGAATTTGGACAATTCTCAAGACACCGTATTGGCAGGTTTACGGCGAGCCGTTCTTAGATTTACTAGAAGGTCTGTAAACTAA